The following are from one region of the Corallincola holothuriorum genome:
- a CDS encoding GNAT family N-acetyltransferase, whose protein sequence is MSSALPPLPPHDAYAASPAAKLVDCNMSEHGAVIREIFNDAILNSTALYEYQPRSEGDIAQWFQHKLTAGHPVIGAVDEQGYLQGFASYGLFRDKPAANQTMEHSVYIHPQHRGLGLGELLLRALIKRAEQQSVHVLVGAIDADNSASIRLHEKLGFVHAGTLTESAFKFDRWLDLALYQKVL, encoded by the coding sequence ATGTCGTCAGCCTTACCGCCTTTACCACCACACGATGCCTATGCGGCAAGCCCCGCTGCCAAGCTGGTAGATTGCAATATGAGTGAGCATGGTGCAGTGATCAGAGAGATCTTCAATGATGCGATCCTCAACTCCACCGCGCTGTACGAATATCAGCCGCGCAGTGAAGGGGATATCGCGCAATGGTTTCAGCACAAGCTAACAGCCGGACATCCTGTTATTGGTGCCGTTGATGAGCAAGGTTACCTACAGGGCTTTGCCAGTTACGGCCTGTTTCGTGACAAACCCGCAGCCAATCAGACCATGGAACATTCCGTGTATATCCACCCGCAGCATCGTGGGTTGGGATTAGGGGAGTTGCTCCTGCGGGCTTTGATCAAGCGCGCAGAGCAGCAGTCGGTGCATGTGTTGGTTGGCGCCATTGATGCCGACAATTCCGCCAGTATTCGTTTGCACGAAAAGCTCGGTTTCGTCCACGCTGGCACTCTGACCGAATCGGCGTTTAAATTTGACCGCTGGTTGGATTTAGCACTGTATCAAAAAGTACTTTAA
- a CDS encoding glycoside hydrolase family 13 protein: MTTIKPSQSADIATPDWVKQAVFYQIYPDRFARREAPAPLGVKFKPWGTPAEQQGFQGGDLYGVIDKLDYLQQLGITAIYLCPIFRSASNHRYHTFDFMQVDPLLGGNQGLRELLDEAHRRDMKVVLDGVFNHASRGFWPFHHILECGGDSPYIDWFKIQDWPLNPYPSNADEPTNYAAWWDLPALPQFNHSNPGVRQYIYDVAKFWLEFGIDGWRLDVPYEIDDDEFWRGFRDVVKTANPDAYICGEVWEKAQRWLQGDMFDATMNYTFCWASLSYFGAHTLNGYQRNHLTLEPLDSKGFQQVINQMHGWYDWQINFAQLNLLGSHDMARPLWILSEDKAALKLCWLFMMTMPGAPCIYYGDEIGMSSADDPYCREAYPWHAPEQQDNNMAAQLTTLIQLRKQYPTLATGDFCFQQSDDNVLRYQRSSQHQTLQVAINRSNTAQPLQIDDANIVYGELNDGYLPAQSGVVLLLNKG; this comes from the coding sequence ATGACGACCATTAAGCCATCTCAATCCGCTGATATCGCGACTCCTGACTGGGTCAAACAAGCCGTTTTTTATCAGATATATCCTGATCGCTTTGCCCGGCGTGAAGCGCCTGCTCCATTGGGGGTTAAATTCAAACCCTGGGGGACACCCGCAGAGCAGCAAGGCTTTCAGGGGGGTGATCTGTATGGCGTTATCGACAAGTTAGATTATTTGCAGCAGTTAGGCATTACCGCGATCTACCTCTGTCCAATATTCAGATCCGCCAGCAATCACAGGTATCACACCTTTGACTTTATGCAGGTTGATCCTCTGTTGGGCGGTAATCAAGGGTTACGAGAACTGCTGGACGAAGCACATCGGCGCGACATGAAAGTCGTGCTAGATGGGGTCTTCAACCATGCCAGTCGCGGCTTTTGGCCATTCCATCATATTTTAGAATGCGGTGGTGACTCCCCTTACATTGATTGGTTTAAAATCCAAGATTGGCCCCTCAATCCCTATCCAAGCAATGCTGATGAGCCCACCAATTATGCCGCTTGGTGGGATCTGCCTGCCCTGCCTCAGTTCAACCACAGTAATCCCGGCGTGCGTCAGTATATCTATGACGTAGCCAAATTCTGGCTAGAGTTTGGCATTGATGGCTGGCGTCTTGATGTTCCTTACGAGATCGACGATGACGAATTCTGGCGCGGATTCAGGGATGTGGTTAAAACCGCTAATCCTGACGCTTACATTTGTGGCGAGGTGTGGGAAAAAGCACAACGGTGGCTGCAAGGTGACATGTTTGACGCCACCATGAACTACACCTTTTGCTGGGCAAGTTTAAGCTACTTTGGTGCTCATACCCTCAATGGCTACCAGCGCAACCACCTCACCCTGGAACCACTCGACAGCAAGGGCTTTCAGCAGGTTATTAACCAAATGCATGGCTGGTATGACTGGCAGATAAACTTCGCCCAGCTCAACTTGTTGGGCAGTCATGATATGGCTAGACCGTTGTGGATCTTATCGGAGGACAAAGCGGCACTAAAACTATGCTGGCTGTTTATGATGACCATGCCAGGAGCGCCCTGTATTTACTACGGTGATGAAATAGGCATGTCATCTGCAGACGATCCATATTGCAGAGAGGCCTATCCGTGGCACGCCCCGGAGCAGCAGGATAACAACATGGCGGCTCAGCTAACGACATTGATCCAACTGCGTAAACAATATCCGACCTTGGCAACGGGTGATTTCTGTTTTCAACAGAGTGACGACAACGTGCTCCGCTACCAGCGAAGCTCACAACACCAGACCCTACAGGTGGCAATAAACCGTAGCAATACAGCGCAACCGCTACAGATTGATGATGCCAACATCGTCTACGGAGAGCTTAACGACGGCTATTTGCCAGCACAATCCGGTGTGGTGCTGCTACTGAACAAGGGCTGA
- a CDS encoding aldo/keto reductase, with amino-acid sequence MKFKQPKRLNRAVSALGYGCWGISGGDSWTGGSDKNAIQAIHAAIAGGINFFDVAPVYGLGHAETILGKALQGKARQDLIIASKCGLVWDKNNNVSNDLSAASLLKEIDDSLTRIGTDYLDIYQIHWPSADQPLPQTLETLQAIQASGKVRHLGVSNFSLAELEQADTLAPICSYQGLYNMLERNPEYYHFIALSYRTEQQILPYCTQQGLAFFPYSPLMQGLLSGHFDVDAPLHENDVRRHNPKLQGELLPKYMQIINVLQEFAGALGKPLNELAINWLADQPAVTSVIAGALNAEQVEANLNAMTWELTDYDRQALEQLLSPYQQEGLL; translated from the coding sequence ATGAAATTCAAACAACCTAAACGCCTTAATCGCGCAGTCTCTGCACTGGGTTATGGCTGCTGGGGCATCTCCGGTGGCGACAGCTGGACCGGCGGCAGTGACAAAAATGCTATTCAAGCCATTCACGCAGCAATCGCTGGCGGCATAAACTTTTTTGATGTCGCACCTGTCTATGGCTTAGGGCACGCGGAAACCATTTTAGGTAAAGCCCTGCAAGGAAAGGCACGCCAAGACCTGATCATTGCCAGTAAGTGCGGCCTAGTTTGGGACAAAAACAACAACGTCAGCAATGACTTGTCAGCCGCCAGCTTGCTAAAAGAGATCGATGACAGTTTGACCAGAATTGGCACTGACTATCTGGATATCTATCAGATCCATTGGCCGTCAGCCGATCAGCCGTTGCCGCAAACTCTAGAAACACTGCAAGCGATCCAAGCCAGTGGCAAGGTGCGCCATCTAGGGGTGAGCAACTTTTCACTAGCTGAGCTCGAACAAGCCGATACGCTGGCGCCAATTTGCAGCTATCAAGGGCTGTACAACATGCTCGAACGTAACCCTGAGTACTATCACTTCATTGCTTTGAGCTATCGCACTGAGCAACAGATCCTTCCCTACTGCACACAGCAGGGACTCGCGTTCTTTCCCTACAGCCCATTAATGCAGGGCTTACTCAGTGGTCACTTCGATGTCGACGCGCCTCTGCATGAAAATGATGTACGCCGTCACAACCCCAAGCTCCAAGGTGAGCTGCTACCTAAATACATGCAGATCATTAACGTACTGCAGGAGTTCGCCGGAGCATTGGGCAAACCGCTCAATGAGTTGGCCATTAATTGGTTAGCAGATCAGCCTGCGGTCACCTCGGTTATTGCCGGGGCGCTCAACGCCGAACAGGTGGAAGCCAACCTCAACGCCATGACATGGGAATTAACCGACTATGATCGCCAAGCCCTAGAGCAATTACTGTCACCCTATCAACAGGAGGGCTTACTATGA
- the malE gene encoding maltose/maltodextrin ABC transporter substrate-binding protein MalE, with translation MNKIRFTTTRLLQTSIVFTAALLGSANAGMKQGALEIWADKGTVQMQAVAAKFTEDTGIPVTVVKQGDAPGMFGIAAGGGEGPDIMLWAHDRYGDWGTGGLIQPLKPSRHILENTLDYAWDAVTVNGDIFAYPIAIEAVSLIYNKALIDQTPASFEAMFELHKSLMSESKVAAIAWDYNNTYFTWPILAAHGARPFAKTAKGYDTSETGANSEGAIYGAQLLKRMIDEGLMEKHIDYSVMDMKFSKGEVAMVISGPWYWDDLDKTGIDFGVVPLPRVNGHHSKAFVGVYGATINGNTPNKDLAVEFIENYLLTQDNLTLYHSSNELGVSANKQLRQVMLKDSRLAATYRSAELGELMPNVNKMGQFWSAMNAALSNITTGRQSPESALNAAAKRIVR, from the coding sequence ATGAACAAAATCAGATTTACTACAACGCGGCTACTGCAAACCAGCATCGTATTCACGGCGGCGCTACTGGGATCGGCGAATGCAGGGATGAAGCAGGGTGCATTAGAAATTTGGGCAGATAAGGGCACGGTGCAGATGCAAGCCGTTGCAGCCAAGTTTACCGAGGATACTGGTATCCCTGTCACCGTGGTTAAACAGGGCGATGCTCCCGGGATGTTTGGCATCGCCGCTGGCGGTGGCGAAGGCCCTGACATTATGTTGTGGGCTCATGACAGATACGGTGATTGGGGCACTGGCGGCTTGATCCAACCGCTGAAGCCCAGTCGACATATTCTGGAAAATACTCTTGATTACGCTTGGGATGCCGTCACGGTGAATGGCGATATCTTCGCTTATCCCATCGCCATTGAGGCGGTAAGTCTGATCTACAATAAAGCCCTCATCGACCAAACACCGGCAAGCTTTGAAGCGATGTTTGAGTTACATAAATCACTCATGTCTGAAAGTAAGGTCGCCGCCATCGCATGGGACTACAACAATACCTATTTTACCTGGCCAATACTGGCTGCCCATGGTGCCAGACCATTTGCCAAAACCGCCAAAGGTTATGACACCAGTGAAACCGGTGCCAACAGCGAAGGTGCCATCTATGGTGCGCAATTACTTAAACGCATGATTGATGAAGGACTGATGGAAAAGCATATCGATTACTCCGTCATGGATATGAAATTCTCGAAAGGTGAAGTGGCGATGGTGATCAGTGGCCCATGGTATTGGGATGATCTGGATAAAACGGGTATCGACTTCGGCGTCGTGCCACTGCCCAGAGTCAATGGTCATCACAGTAAGGCATTTGTTGGTGTCTATGGTGCAACGATTAACGGCAACACCCCAAATAAAGATCTCGCTGTCGAGTTTATTGAAAACTATCTGCTCACCCAAGATAATTTGACGCTCTACCACAGCAGTAATGAACTGGGTGTTTCTGCCAATAAACAATTAAGGCAGGTCATGCTCAAAGACTCCCGCCTGGCAGCAACCTATCGCAGTGCTGAACTCGGCGAGCTGATGCCGAATGTCAACAAAATGGGCCAGTTTTGGTCGGCGATGAATGCAGCACTGTCCAATATCACCACCGGGCGGCAATCACCAGAATCAGCCCTCAATGCCGCGGCCAAACGTATTGTACGCTAA
- a CDS encoding sugar kinase: MNLKIEKTRSTSLIDEFHWQDVKSVAVVGEAMLEQRAHACLEESSADHSATVYGGDAINFAIYLKRLVGDAQQVCFISALGDSDSSRELLTSWRQEGLDCSGVPLLSEQATGRYQIHLDQNGERSFRYQRAGSAASQYLSRLPSGWSEPYDAIYLTGVTLAILDDQGREQLMAELVRFVERQGRLIFDSNFRPELWRNHQHAMHWMQQAKQMACLNLLTLEDESALHGRDLVADAILPNGCEGVIKCGQAPAHVQADGLCVAVSSVPAEVQDTTAAGDSFNAGYLAARFTGAGGEAAARCGHILAASVISQFGAIVPVAMMPALKY; this comes from the coding sequence GTGAACCTAAAAATTGAAAAAACGAGATCAACATCACTTATCGATGAGTTTCATTGGCAGGATGTTAAGTCGGTGGCGGTGGTCGGTGAGGCGATGCTGGAACAGCGTGCGCATGCCTGTTTAGAGGAGTCGTCGGCCGATCATTCAGCGACCGTTTATGGTGGCGATGCCATTAACTTTGCCATCTACTTAAAACGATTGGTCGGGGATGCGCAGCAGGTTTGCTTTATTTCAGCATTAGGAGACAGCGACAGCAGTCGCGAACTGCTTACGTCTTGGCGACAGGAGGGGCTGGATTGCTCCGGTGTCCCCCTGTTGTCTGAGCAAGCCACCGGACGTTATCAGATCCATCTCGACCAAAACGGTGAACGTAGCTTTCGTTATCAACGGGCAGGCTCCGCTGCATCACAATATTTGTCTCGCCTACCTTCGGGGTGGTCAGAGCCCTACGATGCCATCTATCTGACCGGTGTTACCCTCGCCATTCTCGATGACCAAGGGCGTGAGCAGCTGATGGCGGAATTGGTACGCTTTGTTGAAAGGCAGGGGCGGCTCATTTTCGACAGTAATTTTCGACCAGAGCTGTGGCGCAATCATCAGCACGCGATGCATTGGATGCAGCAAGCGAAGCAGATGGCTTGTTTGAACTTACTGACGCTGGAAGACGAATCTGCACTGCACGGCCGAGACCTCGTGGCTGATGCTATTTTGCCCAACGGCTGTGAAGGGGTAATTAAGTGTGGGCAAGCCCCGGCTCATGTTCAGGCCGATGGCCTATGTGTTGCCGTGTCTAGCGTGCCAGCTGAGGTGCAAGACACTACGGCAGCGGGTGATTCATTTAATGCCGGTTATCTTGCTGCCCGTTTCACGGGCGCTGGTGGCGAGGCTGCTGCGCGTTGTGGCCACATACTGGCGGCCAGCGTCATCTCACAATTTGGCGCAATTGTTCCCGTCGCCATGATGCCTGCGTTAAAGTATTGA
- a CDS encoding IclR family transcriptional regulator yields MATKPQSEKSSYTAPALEKGLDILELLAQQSGPLSKNQIAEKLERSINEIFRMLSILEARGYLRIDDAGGIQLSMRLWQMAHRYPPQDRLRAMALPVMQQLSQELVQSCHLVVPEEENLVVAARQESPGKMGFTVRLGTQVDVFESTSGWLLLALAGDSMQQRLWNSQAVNPKLRQQLAPQLESIRRDRRLVRESMQIKGILNISFPICNEQGEAFAVLTVPYLGAYSDNLNEPSVSQERAITACMKAAQAIQRQLGFQPDKLA; encoded by the coding sequence TTGGCAACAAAACCACAGTCAGAAAAATCATCCTATACGGCCCCCGCATTAGAGAAAGGGCTGGACATTTTAGAGCTGCTGGCACAGCAGTCTGGGCCATTGAGTAAGAACCAAATTGCCGAAAAATTAGAAAGAAGTATCAACGAGATCTTTCGGATGCTTTCGATCCTCGAAGCCCGCGGTTATCTGCGGATTGATGACGCGGGTGGTATTCAACTCAGTATGCGTCTTTGGCAAATGGCTCATCGTTACCCACCGCAAGACCGGCTGCGTGCAATGGCGCTGCCGGTGATGCAGCAACTTAGCCAAGAGCTGGTGCAATCGTGCCATCTAGTGGTACCCGAAGAAGAGAATTTAGTGGTCGCAGCGCGACAGGAAAGCCCAGGAAAAATGGGCTTTACTGTACGTTTAGGGACACAAGTGGATGTGTTTGAGTCAACCTCTGGCTGGTTGTTGCTGGCTTTAGCGGGTGATTCGATGCAGCAGCGCCTATGGAACAGTCAGGCGGTTAACCCAAAATTAAGACAACAGCTAGCACCGCAATTAGAGAGTATTCGTCGGGATCGCCGCTTGGTACGAGAAAGCATGCAGATCAAAGGCATTCTTAACATCAGCTTTCCGATCTGTAATGAACAGGGTGAAGCATTTGCGGTACTGACCGTGCCCTATTTGGGTGCTTACAGCGACAACCTGAATGAACCCAGTGTTTCGCAAGAGCGGGCGATCACTGCTTGCATGAAAGCGGCGCAGGCGATCCAACGTCAATTGGGTTTTCAGCCAGACAAACTGGCATAA
- a CDS encoding bifunctional 4-hydroxy-2-oxoglutarate aldolase/2-dehydro-3-deoxy-phosphogluconate aldolase: MDKMQQLIERTYPVLPVMVIKRLADAVPLATALAKGGIDVFEVTLRTACALDAIKAIKQDVPDALVGAGTVCSAEQLLQVQAAGADFAVSPGLTEQLAEAAVANNFILIPGVSTPSEVMRAQQYGFNLLKFFPAAQAGGVGMLKAFAGPFGNLKFCPTGGISEANAADYLALDNVVCVGGSWVCPNAMVEAGDWQGITDLAKATSQLG; encoded by the coding sequence ATGGACAAGATGCAACAACTGATTGAACGCACCTATCCGGTATTGCCGGTCATGGTCATTAAGCGTTTAGCTGACGCAGTGCCGTTGGCAACGGCACTGGCGAAGGGCGGCATCGATGTTTTCGAAGTGACACTGCGCACAGCGTGTGCGCTCGATGCGATTAAGGCGATTAAACAAGATGTGCCGGATGCGCTGGTAGGTGCCGGTACTGTGTGTAGCGCGGAACAGTTGCTGCAAGTGCAAGCTGCAGGGGCTGATTTTGCGGTATCACCGGGGCTGACTGAGCAGTTAGCCGAGGCCGCCGTTGCCAATAATTTCATTTTAATACCCGGTGTCAGTACGCCCAGCGAAGTGATGCGAGCGCAGCAGTATGGCTTTAATTTGCTCAAGTTCTTCCCCGCAGCGCAAGCCGGTGGCGTGGGTATGTTGAAAGCATTTGCCGGCCCGTTTGGCAATCTCAAATTTTGTCCAACGGGTGGCATCAGCGAGGCCAATGCGGCTGATTATCTAGCCCTCGACAATGTGGTGTGTGTGGGTGGTTCGTGGGTTTGCCCTAATGCCATGGTTGAAGCCGGTGATTGGCAAGGGATCACGGATTTAGCTAAGGCCACCAGCCAGCTGGGTTAG
- a CDS encoding ABC transporter ATP-binding protein yields MPCSATPSAPVSGYVAASTAQPVQLDLQQLSVNYGDVSAVKSVNLQLHQGEIGCLLGPSGCGKSTLLRTIAGFETLQQGRITMHGVQLAEPQHQLPPEQRKIGMVFQDIALFPHLTVAQNIAFGLRQQTKQQIQQRVSELLKLIGLPDTEERYPSSLSGGQQQRVALARALAPKPDLLLLDEPFSGLDATLKETLVPEVRQILQKENITALMVTHDQMEAFAIADRVAIMQQGEIHQFDTPYEIYHAPKTRFVADFIGQGHFVPALAFNHCEIKTNFVNASLQFEHGFDVETPIELLIRPDDLEHDDDSELTGTIISKQFRGTSFQYEIELPCGERALCIASSHHDHGVGEAIGIRLDLQHVIFFVKDNPGED; encoded by the coding sequence ATGCCTTGTTCAGCGACACCGTCAGCACCCGTATCAGGTTATGTCGCCGCTTCGACTGCGCAGCCGGTGCAGCTAGATCTGCAACAATTGAGCGTCAACTACGGTGATGTTAGCGCCGTAAAGTCGGTCAATTTACAGCTGCACCAAGGGGAAATCGGCTGCTTGTTGGGCCCCAGTGGTTGTGGCAAATCCACTTTGTTACGCACCATCGCTGGCTTTGAAACCCTGCAACAGGGGCGCATTACGATGCACGGCGTGCAACTGGCTGAGCCACAACATCAGCTCCCCCCAGAGCAACGCAAGATCGGCATGGTGTTTCAGGATATTGCGCTGTTCCCTCACCTGACAGTGGCACAAAACATCGCTTTCGGATTACGCCAGCAGACCAAGCAACAGATCCAACAGCGGGTCTCCGAACTGCTCAAACTGATCGGTTTGCCGGATACCGAAGAGCGCTATCCCAGTTCATTGTCTGGCGGGCAACAACAGCGGGTGGCCTTGGCCAGAGCGCTGGCTCCTAAACCGGATCTGCTGCTGCTGGATGAGCCATTTTCAGGATTAGATGCGACACTGAAAGAGACGCTGGTGCCGGAAGTTAGACAGATACTGCAAAAAGAGAATATCACCGCGCTGATGGTGACCCACGATCAGATGGAAGCCTTTGCCATCGCCGATCGCGTGGCCATTATGCAGCAGGGAGAAATCCACCAGTTTGATACGCCATACGAGATCTACCATGCACCGAAAACCCGCTTTGTGGCCGACTTCATCGGTCAGGGGCATTTTGTTCCGGCATTGGCGTTTAATCACTGCGAGATCAAAACCAACTTCGTCAATGCATCACTGCAATTTGAACATGGCTTCGACGTTGAGACCCCAATAGAGCTACTGATCCGTCCTGATGATCTGGAACATGACGACGACAGTGAGCTCACCGGCACCATCATCAGTAAACAGTTCCGTGGCACCTCCTTCCAGTACGAAATTGAACTGCCTTGCGGCGAACGGGCGCTATGTATCGCTTCAAGCCACCATGATCATGGAGTGGGAGAAGCGATAGGGATCCGGCTGGATCTGCAACACGTGATTTTCTTTGTTAAGGACAACCCCGGCGAGGACTGA
- a CDS encoding ABC transporter permease, whose product MLRLRANRLTSIALLVALLLATPILVVLVQSTLGTEEVWRHLWDTVLFDYVSNSLWLVVGVGVCVLLLGVPAAWLVACCEFPFRRLLTVLLLLPMAMPAYIIAYTYTGIFDFAGPVQTLLRDLSGLGYGEYWFFEIRSRPGAIMMLALVLYPYVFLMSRAAFISQPGNILDASRSLGLSPIQGFFKVALPMARPAIVAGLSLALMETLADYGTVEYFGIATFTTGIFRTFYGFGDTAAAAQLAMLLLSFVLVLLVTEKYSRRKIIYFSAAEHTTSNNRHELRGGWGALATLACAIPSLFGFVLPAAMLLYWSLGSEELASAAFLTIAWNSFSLAGMAALISVLLALIMAYALRIHKNTVTRAAVQFVSMGYALPGTIIAIGVLVALTWVDHQLVARVETALNHAGADIDFGLLFSGTLVALLFAYTVRFLAISLGAVQSGLQAIKPSLDQSARTLGHTPVQVLKKVHLPLLKGSVLTALLIVFVDVLKELPATLMLRPFNFNTLAVRAYELASDERLVDAAPASLMIVLVGLLPVLLLNRSIAKSH is encoded by the coding sequence TTGCTCAGACTTCGAGCCAACAGACTAACTTCTATCGCCTTGCTGGTGGCATTGCTGCTAGCCACGCCGATCCTGGTCGTGTTAGTACAAAGCACCCTTGGCACGGAAGAGGTATGGCGCCATCTGTGGGACACAGTACTGTTCGATTATGTCAGCAACTCTTTGTGGCTGGTGGTTGGCGTCGGCGTCTGTGTGTTACTGCTTGGTGTGCCCGCGGCATGGCTCGTCGCCTGTTGCGAATTTCCATTTCGGCGGCTGCTGACGGTTTTACTGCTGTTACCTATGGCGATGCCCGCCTACATCATCGCGTACACCTATACCGGTATTTTTGACTTTGCCGGGCCCGTTCAAACTCTGCTCCGCGATCTAAGCGGACTCGGGTATGGCGAATATTGGTTCTTCGAGATTCGCTCACGCCCCGGCGCCATCATGATGCTGGCGCTGGTCCTCTATCCTTACGTGTTTTTAATGAGCCGGGCCGCCTTTATATCGCAGCCCGGTAATATCTTAGATGCCAGCCGCAGCCTTGGCCTGTCGCCGATCCAGGGATTCTTTAAAGTGGCCCTGCCAATGGCGCGGCCAGCTATTGTCGCCGGTTTGTCTCTGGCACTGATGGAGACTTTGGCGGACTATGGCACGGTGGAGTATTTCGGTATTGCCACCTTTACCACCGGCATTTTTCGAACGTTTTACGGCTTTGGTGATACCGCCGCAGCAGCACAACTGGCGATGTTACTGCTCTCTTTTGTGCTGGTTCTGCTGGTAACTGAAAAGTATTCCCGGCGAAAAATTATCTATTTCAGCGCCGCCGAGCACACAACCAGCAACAACAGGCATGAGTTACGCGGTGGTTGGGGGGCACTTGCCACCCTCGCTTGCGCCATCCCATCGCTGTTTGGCTTTGTTCTACCTGCCGCCATGTTGCTCTACTGGAGTCTGGGCAGTGAAGAGCTGGCCAGCGCGGCGTTTCTGACGATCGCATGGAACTCTTTTTCCCTCGCGGGTATGGCCGCACTGATCTCGGTGCTACTGGCGCTGATCATGGCTTACGCCCTGCGGATCCATAAAAATACCGTCACTCGAGCCGCGGTGCAGTTCGTTTCAATGGGCTACGCCCTACCCGGTACTATTATCGCCATTGGCGTGCTGGTGGCCTTAACCTGGGTTGACCATCAACTGGTGGCAAGGGTCGAAACCGCACTGAATCACGCCGGTGCCGATATCGATTTTGGCTTGCTGTTCTCCGGTACTCTGGTGGCGTTGCTATTTGCCTATACCGTACGCTTTTTGGCGATCTCGCTGGGCGCCGTACAAAGCGGCCTGCAAGCAATTAAGCCTAGCCTCGACCAATCCGCGCGAACGCTGGGGCATACGCCGGTGCAGGTGCTGAAAAAAGTACACTTACCTTTGCTGAAAGGCAGCGTACTCACCGCCCTATTAATTGTGTTTGTTGATGTTTTGAAAGAGTTACCAGCAACCTTGATGTTGCGGCCTTTCAATTTCAATACCTTGGCGGTACGCGCCTATGAACTGGCGTCAGACGAACGCTTGGTCGATGCCGCGCCAGCATCCTTGATGATTGTGCTGGTGGGACTACTGCCCGTGCTACTGTTAAACCGTTCTATTGCGAAGAGTCATTAG
- a CDS encoding Fe(3+) ABC transporter substrate-binding protein, with protein MNKALLTTTITLFLLFSGLAQAASSEVNVYSSRKEALVKPLLDEFTAETGIKVNLVTGKDDALITRLQKEGKRSPADLLITADAGRLYRAKQANLLQVINSDAVNSNVPAHLRDAENYWVGLTMRARPIFYVKEKVQASELSTYEALTASKWAGRICIRSSSNIYNQSLIASVIAADGETAAEAFVAGLVKNFARPPAGGDTDQLKAAAAGMCDIAIANTYYFGRLATSNKAQDQQVVNKLGVFWPNQQGRGTHVNVSGIGITQAAKNVPAATQLIEFMLTQQAQTWYAEVNNEYPVVTGVAPSATLTSWGEFKADATNLTKLGELNRRAVEVMDRAGWK; from the coding sequence ATGAACAAGGCACTATTGACCACCACGATCACCCTTTTTCTGCTCTTTTCTGGCTTAGCTCAAGCCGCTTCTAGCGAAGTGAATGTCTACTCCTCACGCAAAGAAGCCCTGGTCAAACCCTTACTCGATGAGTTCACTGCTGAAACCGGCATCAAAGTGAACCTGGTGACAGGCAAGGATGATGCGCTGATCACTCGCCTGCAAAAAGAGGGTAAACGCTCACCGGCAGATCTACTGATCACCGCAGACGCAGGCCGCTTGTATCGCGCCAAACAAGCCAACCTGCTGCAGGTCATCAACAGCGATGCAGTCAATAGCAACGTGCCAGCGCATTTGCGTGATGCAGAGAACTACTGGGTAGGGCTGACGATGCGTGCCCGCCCGATTTTCTATGTTAAAGAGAAGGTGCAAGCCAGTGAATTGTCGACCTATGAAGCATTAACTGCGTCGAAGTGGGCAGGTCGCATCTGTATCCGTTCCTCCAGTAATATCTATAACCAGTCCCTTATTGCTTCAGTGATTGCCGCAGACGGTGAAACCGCCGCCGAAGCGTTCGTGGCTGGCTTGGTAAAGAACTTCGCGCGCCCACCAGCGGGTGGCGACACCGACCAACTAAAAGCCGCGGCAGCAGGTATGTGTGACATCGCCATCGCCAACACCTATTACTTTGGACGCCTTGCTACCAGTAATAAAGCGCAAGATCAGCAGGTAGTGAATAAACTGGGTGTGTTCTGGCCCAACCAACAAGGTCGCGGCACCCATGTGAATGTCAGTGGTATCGGCATCACCCAAGCAGCCAAAAATGTACCGGCGGCAACCCAACTCATTGAGTTTATGCTCACCCAACAAGCACAGACCTGGTATGCCGAGGTTAATAATGAATATCCAGTGGTCACTGGCGTTGCTCCCTCAGCCACACTTACCAGTTGGGGTGAATTCAAGGCTGATGCCACCAACTTAACCAAGCTCGGTGAGCTCAATCGACGTGCTGTCGAGGTGATGGATCGCGCCGGTTGGAAGTAA